The nucleotide window CCTAAACCTATTACAAGCCCATTGAAGCTCTCTATAATGAAAGATAACTTTACAAAGGGTGAGGTAGTTTTTTCAAAAAATATCAGTGTAGATAATGTTAATCAAGAAGGATGGCTAGATATTGATCTGAGCGATTCAAATGTTTTAATTTATTCAACTAATAAAATTTACTACATAGTTCTATCTTGCGATGGTGGTAATGAAAGAAATTATTACAAGTGGTACCATAGCAAGGAAGATGTTTATAAGGATCATCCTGCCTATTTTGATGAATGGGATGGACTTGGTTGGAGAGAGGCAAGTTATGATTTTGCATTTAAAATATCAGTGCAAAAGTTAGGTGATGGTGTTACTAAAAGATTTGCAATTGTTCATGGTCAAGACGGTGATTATGATGGTCCATACTTTTACAAGGATATTAAAGCTATGGCAGATGTGCTAAACAGAAGTGGATTGGGATGGGAAGTATCATTTTTCTTCTT belongs to Thermoplasmatales archaeon and includes:
- a CDS encoding universal stress protein; amino-acid sequence: NSDNSILNKIRILGKSSLKDIISLLISKILGKNKKSEGYSSSPKPITSPLKLSIMKDNFTKGEVVFSKNISVDNVNQEGWLDIDLSDSNVLIYSTNKIYYIVLSCDGGNERNYYKWYHSKEDVYKDHPAYFDEWDGLGWREASYDFAFKISVQKLGDGVTKRFAIVHGQDGDYDGPYFYKDIKAMADVLNRSGLGWEVSFFFLKKGLPPEEEILKIAEEEDFDDVVLYYWSGHGSGFGHILDLYNFEASTQIIISDGCNSGEIIT